CACGCCCCGACGCCTTGAACGTTTCCTTTGACTAAAACACCGGGGTCGGCACTTTTCCCCAGCCGGTATCCTGCGGCAGGTCCTTGATGTCTAGGATTCCGGGTTCGTGCATGTCAACGTCCGCCATAAACTCCGGCGTCCTCTCGGCGCTCATTGAAAACACGTCGGAGGGCTTTTCGATTTCAACGCCGCGCACCCTCAGAAACACCAGTCTCCTGACGGCGCCCGGGTTCGGTCCAGGGCGCTCCGGGCCGCCGTGCATCGCGTGATGCCCCTCCCTCAAATGCCTGAACGGATGGAATATCCAGTCGCTTATCATCCCGATTGCATGGTGCCTCTTGTAGAGTTTCCATTCGCTTCCGGTATTTGCGATAAGCCCCTGCATGATGTAATTTTCAGGCAGGACGTAGACAAGGTAGTTTTCCCCGTCCTTTAGCCTCTTTCGTATCTCCTGCAACTGGAGCACGTCGGCCATCCTGTGGTCCATTACCCGCGCATCTTCCGGGAGGATGGAAAGGGCCACCACGCTCGCGCCCCTCCAGAGGGGAAGGTGCGCCGTCGTGTAGGCCCTCAGGGAGAAGGCGCCGCCTATGACCAGCACGGCCGCCAGCGTGAACAGGGCCGCCTTCCCCGGGGTGGTGGAAGGAGCGACCCTGCTTTCGACCGCCCTGGGGAGGAACATCCCCGTATTCTTCACATATTTTTCGTACTCCGCCTTGTGCGCCTTCAGCATTCTCCTTTCTTCGTCCCTGGCCAGGAAGTAGTAAATCAGCACCATGGCGAGCCACAGCACCGCGACGAGGAACCGCGGCCAAAGGATGGAGAGCCCTATGCCCGCGACGGCAAGCCCAAGGTACTGGGGGTGTCTGATGGAGGCGTACAGGCCCTTCACCACGGTCCCCTTT
This window of the Nitrospirota bacterium genome carries:
- a CDS encoding isoprenylcysteine carboxylmethyltransferase family protein — protein: KGTVVKGLYASIRHPQYLGLAVAGIGLSILWPRFLVAVLWLAMVLIYYFLARDEERRMLKAHKAEYEKYVKNTGMFLPRAVESRVAPSTTPGKAALFTLAAVLVIGGAFSLRAYTTAHLPLWRGASVVALSILPEDARVMDHRMADVLQLQEIRKRLKDGENYLVYVLPENYIMQGLIANTGSEWKLYKRHHAIGMISDWIFHPFRHLREGHHAMHGGPERPGPNPGAVRRLVFLRVRGVEIEKPSDVFSMSAERTPEFMADVDMHEPGILDIKDLPQDTGWGKVPTPVF